One window from the genome of Moorena sp. SIOASIH encodes:
- a CDS encoding tryptophan 7-halogenase produces the protein MNTMTYDVAICGGGLAGSTLARQLKLTMPDLSIIVLDRLARPLPEGAFKVGESTVEVGSYYLAEILQFSDNYFKLNHMPKLGLRFFLGDAQGKFEERPELGLSKFHSPSSYQIDRGKFENDLRNLNIEAGIEFLENCKVLDIILSENNQELHEIIYTQDDTKQKNTIQAKWVIDAMGRRRFLQKKLGLAQRNSSKHSAVWFWVNERVDVSDFVPKSNQNWHERVPGNQRYYSTNHLCGKGYWIWMIPLPGNYTSIGIVTDETVHPFGEHNTEEKAFNWLQTYEPTLANHLQGISTQKFMKMPHYSYSSKQVFSNNRWACVGESGVFPDPFYSPGTDLIGFGNSLVTQMIEADLQGKLTSEIVAEANRFLLTYAEGVKENINKVYSCFDQDLVMAIKVIWDTLSGWAFSAPLMFNSIFLDSEKRAKIRQGSGQFFLLAHRMQKLFIDWAELSQNRGTYGYIDYLEMDFVKQLRSRNLQSNKTEQQLIDDHIASLEMFEELAQVIFRMALEDTMPEKLADFPESAWLNAWAISLNEHRWEKDGLFRPRTQPRDLHPMTQQLRKKINFPSVVKQLVTV, from the coding sequence ATGAATACAATGACTTATGATGTAGCAATTTGCGGTGGTGGTTTAGCGGGTTCAACTTTAGCTAGACAGTTGAAGTTAACAATGCCTGATCTTTCTATTATTGTCCTGGATCGTTTGGCTCGACCTCTACCTGAAGGTGCTTTTAAAGTTGGAGAATCAACGGTTGAAGTGGGTTCCTATTATCTGGCTGAAATACTTCAGTTTAGCGATAATTATTTCAAACTGAATCATATGCCAAAGTTGGGACTCCGTTTCTTCTTAGGTGATGCTCAAGGTAAATTTGAAGAACGTCCTGAACTCGGACTCTCTAAATTTCATTCGCCTTCCTCCTATCAAATTGACCGAGGTAAGTTTGAAAATGATCTGCGAAACTTAAACATTGAAGCAGGAATTGAATTTTTAGAAAATTGCAAGGTTCTTGATATTATCCTATCTGAAAATAATCAAGAATTACATGAAATTATTTACACTCAAGATGACACGAAGCAAAAGAATACCATTCAAGCTAAATGGGTTATTGATGCGATGGGTCGTCGTAGATTTTTGCAGAAGAAACTGGGTTTAGCTCAACGGAATAGCTCTAAACATAGTGCGGTTTGGTTTTGGGTAAATGAACGGGTGGATGTCAGTGATTTTGTTCCCAAAAGTAACCAAAACTGGCATGAGCGTGTCCCTGGAAATCAACGATATTATTCAACCAATCACTTGTGTGGAAAAGGCTACTGGATTTGGATGATTCCCCTCCCCGGTAACTATACCAGTATTGGGATTGTCACTGATGAAACGGTTCATCCTTTCGGAGAACATAACACTGAGGAAAAAGCATTTAATTGGCTCCAAACCTATGAACCTACTCTAGCTAATCATCTTCAAGGGATTTCAACTCAAAAATTTATGAAGATGCCTCACTATAGCTATTCCTCTAAGCAAGTTTTTTCGAATAATCGTTGGGCTTGTGTTGGTGAATCTGGGGTATTTCCCGATCCCTTCTATTCTCCTGGTACTGACCTAATTGGATTTGGAAATTCTCTCGTCACTCAGATGATTGAAGCGGATTTGCAAGGTAAGTTGACTTCAGAAATAGTGGCGGAAGCAAATCGCTTTTTACTCACCTATGCCGAAGGGGTAAAAGAGAATATTAACAAAGTTTACTCCTGCTTTGATCAAGATTTGGTGATGGCAATTAAGGTAATTTGGGATACCCTATCCGGCTGGGCATTTAGTGCGCCTCTGATGTTTAATTCGATTTTCCTTGACTCTGAAAAACGGGCAAAAATTCGTCAAGGTTCAGGTCAATTTTTTCTGTTAGCTCACCGGATGCAAAAGTTGTTTATAGACTGGGCAGAACTCTCGCAAAATCGGGGAACCTATGGGTATATTGATTACTTGGAAATGGATTTCGTAAAACAATTGCGATCGCGAAATTTACAATCCAATAAAACTGAACAGCAACTCATCGATGATCATATTGCTAGTTTGGAAATGTTTGAGGAACTTGCCCAGGTAATTTTTCGCATGGCACTTGAAGATACAATGCCTGAAAAATTAGCTGATTTTCCGGAGTCTGCCTGGTTAAATGCTTGGGCAATTAGCCTCAATGAACACCGATGGGAAAAGGATGGATTATTCCGCCCCAGAACTCAACCCCGTGACTTACATCCAATGACTCAACAGCTGCGAAAAAAAATTAATTTTCCTTCAGTTGTTAAGCAACTTGTCACGGTTTAA
- a CDS encoding 4-hydroxybenzoate 3-monooxygenase, whose protein sequence is MKTYTQLQTSVCILGSGPAGIVLGSILLRNGIDCIIIDKYNREEIYARGRAGVIESTTVEILRKNDLADTLLKKAYTHGSCEFRYPDKSLIFEYATLSGGDVHYVYPQSDLNDDLIEKYIKDGGKLLFHHEGKKIFQSDDKVEVECSDLDSQKTVIIQADFVAGCDGYHGLARQSVPPEAVEIYRKQYNYRWLAILAYAPPSAQHTLYGVHPDGFAAHMLRNSKISRYYLQIPSTDTLEDWSDERIWANLHQRLAKEGCPLNEGEIFQKRIMELRNYVMEPMGYQRLLLAGDAAHIITPMGGKGLNLAVQDAGVLAETLISYYLENHDISYLERYSKIRLPYIWRAQEFSYSLLTMLHSPEGEDLEDVRFRRKLSESKLSQLTTSLTFAKNFARNYVGIV, encoded by the coding sequence ATGAAAACTTATACACAGTTACAAACATCGGTCTGTATTCTTGGTTCTGGCCCTGCTGGTATTGTTCTCGGAAGTATTCTGCTGAGAAACGGGATAGACTGTATTATCATTGATAAATACAATCGTGAAGAAATTTATGCCAGAGGACGAGCCGGAGTGATTGAAAGTACAACGGTTGAAATCCTCAGAAAAAATGACCTGGCGGATACCCTGCTCAAAAAGGCTTATACTCACGGTTCTTGTGAGTTTCGCTATCCCGATAAAAGCCTAATTTTTGAATATGCGACCTTAAGTGGAGGAGATGTTCATTATGTTTATCCTCAAAGCGATCTCAACGATGATTTGATAGAAAAATATATCAAAGATGGCGGTAAGTTACTCTTTCATCATGAAGGCAAAAAGATTTTTCAAAGTGATGACAAAGTCGAAGTTGAATGTTCTGATTTAGATAGTCAAAAAACTGTAATCATCCAAGCGGATTTTGTAGCTGGATGTGATGGTTATCATGGGTTAGCTCGTCAATCTGTTCCCCCTGAAGCTGTAGAGATTTACCGCAAACAATACAACTATCGCTGGTTAGCCATTTTAGCCTACGCTCCCCCTTCAGCCCAGCATACTCTTTATGGTGTACATCCAGATGGTTTTGCGGCTCATATGCTTCGCAATAGCAAGATTTCTCGCTATTACCTTCAAATTCCCAGCACCGATACTTTAGAAGATTGGTCAGATGAACGCATCTGGGCTAATTTACACCAGCGGCTTGCTAAAGAAGGATGCCCATTAAATGAAGGTGAAATCTTTCAAAAGCGTATTATGGAGCTGCGAAATTATGTGATGGAACCCATGGGTTATCAGCGATTATTATTAGCAGGAGATGCGGCTCATATTATTACCCCAATGGGTGGAAAAGGCTTAAATTTAGCGGTGCAAGATGCGGGAGTTTTAGCAGAAACACTGATTAGCTACTACCTCGAAAACCATGATATTTCTTATCTTGAGCGGTACTCCAAAATTCGCTTGCCCTACATCTGGCGTGCTCAAGAATTCTCTTACAGCTTGTTAACCATGCTGCACTCACCGGAAGGAGAAGATTTAGAAGATGTGCGTTTTCGACGCAAATTAAGTGAATCCAAACTGTCTCAATTGACAACTTCATTAACTTTTGCTAAAAATTTTGCCCGAAACTACGTTGGAATTGTTTAA
- a CDS encoding cupin domain-containing protein encodes MNVRTKSTAFYVASSFLLTLGISFPAEAHFGFDFHEHGQQDSSNVSSFTIPTNATEASNTLEITADGDTPVVLPDVDRPGFWLFSDNAEFVEIGDNTDGQLALFDFITLPGGPLPHYHTLEDEFVYVLDGEITYQVRDQVFTATPGTFISKPKDVLHAFVNAGEKPARHIEFVIPAGIDGLFELLGQPGTSDNPPFPQLPTPELLEGGFQLLSDFGVVAPDSLLITPPQFGITQEGDPELVVIRPGEADGEASATLIVSNPEDDSTVAEIPVTFEDGERIQNVEITGIEGAENQNFELTLVDPIDTSIALLQNKALLTLGEDNTYTLTDGYSPDDFPLLLPDPNPNSFWLGGSNYTQVANLNQTEGLLSLFDVFIPEQNSGIEELLTAPTDLALYTLDGELTINVADQSFSADPDTFIYLPEGSKYSFSNFETFSARTLLFTADNPSELEEFVMTFGISDDQDNVNIPEPSLISGLLLMACSAGSLLKKNRKSLDQKINFRVN; translated from the coding sequence ATGAATGTCAGGACTAAGTCTACCGCATTTTACGTCGCTAGTTCATTTCTATTAACTTTGGGAATCAGTTTTCCAGCAGAAGCTCACTTTGGTTTTGATTTCCATGAGCATGGACAACAGGATTCCTCAAATGTTTCTTCTTTCACCATTCCGACCAATGCTACTGAAGCTTCAAATACTCTTGAAATCACAGCAGATGGTGACACTCCAGTTGTATTACCTGATGTAGATCGTCCAGGGTTTTGGCTATTCAGTGACAACGCAGAGTTTGTTGAAATCGGTGACAATACTGATGGGCAGTTAGCACTCTTTGATTTCATTACCTTACCGGGTGGGCCACTCCCTCACTATCACACCCTTGAAGATGAGTTTGTCTACGTTCTTGATGGAGAAATCACCTATCAAGTCAGAGATCAAGTCTTTACGGCGACACCTGGAACCTTCATTTCTAAACCGAAAGATGTTCTCCACGCTTTTGTTAATGCAGGTGAAAAACCTGCCCGTCACATAGAGTTTGTAATCCCAGCTGGAATTGATGGCCTATTTGAACTGCTGGGTCAACCGGGAACCTCTGATAATCCACCTTTTCCTCAACTTCCAACACCTGAATTATTAGAGGGTGGCTTCCAACTGTTGAGCGATTTTGGGGTGGTGGCACCTGACTCATTACTCATTACTCCCCCTCAATTTGGAATTACGCAAGAGGGTGATCCTGAACTTGTTGTAATTCGTCCGGGTGAAGCTGATGGAGAAGCGAGTGCGACACTGATTGTTAGTAATCCTGAAGATGACTCAACTGTTGCTGAAATTCCTGTTACCTTTGAGGATGGAGAACGCATTCAGAACGTAGAGATTACGGGTATTGAAGGTGCAGAAAATCAGAACTTTGAACTGACCTTAGTTGATCCGATTGATACCAGTATTGCACTCCTACAAAATAAAGCCCTTTTAACCTTGGGTGAGGATAATACTTACACCTTAACTGACGGGTATTCTCCAGATGATTTTCCTCTGTTACTCCCTGATCCGAATCCGAATTCTTTTTGGTTAGGTGGAAGTAATTATACACAGGTTGCTAACCTGAATCAAACGGAAGGACTGCTCTCATTATTTGATGTGTTTATTCCCGAACAAAACTCAGGGATTGAAGAATTATTAACAGCTCCAACTGATTTAGCACTCTACACGTTGGATGGAGAGCTAACTATTAATGTTGCCGATCAATCCTTTAGTGCTGATCCGGATACCTTTATTTACTTGCCAGAAGGAAGCAAGTACAGTTTTAGTAACTTTGAAACATTTTCCGCTCGCACTCTACTATTTACGGCTGATAATCCGTCTGAATTAGAAGAATTTGTTATGACATTTGGGATTTCAGATGATCAAGACAATGTAAATATTCCTGAGCCTTCTTTGATTTCAGGTTTACTACTTATGGCTTGCAGTGCAGGTTCTCTGTTGAAGAAAAATCGGAAATCATTAGATCAGAAGATTAATTTTCGAGTCAACTGA
- a CDS encoding sulfite exporter TauE/SafE family protein — MYSLFQFILSQRSIRYSLLCVLTVWTSWLIILEPSRAIYNLIEHWEFAFTMVFGSMVAGATSMGGGAVAFPALTKWLHVSPPDAKLFSLAIQSIGMSAASFTIVAMKTPVEWKLIRWVSLGGIPGIFMGTAFLAPLLPPEVIKISFTMMVSSFALILIHLNLTKTERKLTIEHWGKREKILSLVVGVMGGMISGLVGSGMDVFAYSVMVLLFGLCEKVSTPTSVILMAINAVTGFLIHNFILGDFVTPVSNYWLAAVPVVVVGAPTGAILCSLMKRQMVVGILISLIVIELLTSLLLIPLTTSVVSAGFFALILFTSFYYLMYRTKLRRA; from the coding sequence ATGTATTCATTGTTTCAGTTTATTTTATCCCAACGTTCTATTCGTTATAGTCTATTGTGTGTACTCACAGTTTGGACAAGCTGGCTGATTATTCTTGAACCCAGTCGAGCTATTTATAACCTGATTGAACATTGGGAATTTGCCTTCACAATGGTCTTTGGTTCCATGGTTGCAGGAGCGACAAGTATGGGAGGAGGGGCAGTTGCTTTTCCAGCTTTAACAAAGTGGCTTCACGTCTCTCCCCCCGATGCAAAACTCTTTTCTTTAGCCATTCAAAGTATTGGAATGAGTGCCGCATCTTTTACGATTGTTGCTATGAAAACTCCAGTAGAATGGAAGTTAATTCGTTGGGTGAGTTTAGGGGGAATTCCAGGTATTTTTATGGGAACAGCTTTTCTGGCTCCTTTACTTCCTCCCGAAGTCATTAAAATTTCATTTACAATGATGGTGAGCAGTTTTGCCCTCATTTTAATTCACTTAAATTTAACTAAGACTGAACGTAAATTGACGATTGAACACTGGGGTAAACGAGAAAAAATTTTATCTCTAGTCGTCGGAGTGATGGGGGGTATGATTAGTGGGTTAGTTGGGAGTGGAATGGATGTTTTTGCCTACTCTGTAATGGTGTTACTGTTTGGCTTGTGTGAGAAAGTTAGCACTCCAACGTCAGTAATTTTGATGGCAATTAATGCCGTCACAGGCTTTTTAATTCATAACTTTATCCTGGGGGATTTTGTCACTCCCGTCAGTAATTATTGGTTAGCGGCGGTTCCGGTTGTGGTAGTGGGTGCGCCAACCGGAGCAATTCTTTGTAGTCTGATGAAACGCCAAATGGTGGTTGGGATTTTGATTAGTTTAATTGTAATTGAATTGCTGACTTCTTTACTGTTGATTCCGCTCACGACATCTGTAGTTTCGGCTGGATTTTTTGCCCTGATTTTATTTACTTCATTTTATTATCTGATGTATCGCACAAAACTGAGACGCGCTTAA